One part of the Paroedura picta isolate Pp20150507F chromosome 5, Ppicta_v3.0, whole genome shotgun sequence genome encodes these proteins:
- the CADM4 gene encoding cell adhesion molecule 4, with protein MRAAGSGGHSPRAAAAAVATALAAAGIALLCAGGGARAQEVQAENVTVAEGGQAEINCRLHQYDGSIVVIQNPSRQTLFFNGTRALKDERFQLVEFTQKQVRIVLSNARLEDEGGYFCQLYTDDTHHQIAILTVLVPPENPLVEVKEQAVEGGEVELTCIVPRSRPAATLRWYRDRALIPGISSKQENGKVFSITNVLRFRVERKDHGSIVTCEATHPALRGQQKQTQYVLDVQYSPTVRIRPPQGVMREGDTLVLTCAVNGNPPPTRINWNRANDSLPERALLEGDTLTIPSLSMLDNGTYSCQVENKHGRSSDQYVLVVYDPGAIVEAQTSVPYAIVGGILALLVFLVICVLIVMVWCSIRQKGSYLTHEASGLDEHGEAREAFLNGGDGHKRKEEFFI; from the exons CCAGAGCTCAGGAGGTCCAAGCCGAAAACGTGACGGTGGCGGAAGGGGGCCAGGCTGAGATCAACTGCAGACTGCACCAGTACGACGGCTCCATCGTGGTGATCCAGAACCCGTCCCGCCAGACGCTTTTCTTCAACGGCACACGGG CCCTGAAAGATGAGCGCTTCCAGCTGGTGGAATTTACCCAAAAGCAAGTCCGCATCGTGCTATCGAACGCCCGCCTGGAAGATGAAGGCGGCTACTTCTGTCAGCTGTACACAGACGACACCCACCATCAGATCGCCATCCTGACCGTGCTCG TGCCACCGGAGAACCCCTTGGTGGAGGTGAAGGAGCAGGCTGTGGAAGGAGGAGAAGTGGAACTCACCTGCATCGTCCCAAGGTCGCGTCCTGCTGCCACTCTGCGCTGGTACCGCGACCGAGCGTTGATTCCAG GTATCAGCAGCAAACAAGAAAACGGGAAAGTGTTCAGCATTACAAACGTGTTGCGTTTTCGGGTGGAGCGTAAGGACCACGGCAGCATTGTGACCTGTGAGGCCACCCACCCTGCGCTGCGAGGGCAGCAGAAGCAGACGCAGTACGTGCTAGATGTGCAGT ATTCACCAACAGTGAGGATCCGCCCTCCCCAAGGGGTGATGCGGGAAGGAGACACCTTAGTCCTGACGTGTGCTGTCAATGGCAACCCACC CCCCACGAGGATCAATTGGAACCGAGCAAACGACTCCTTGCCAGAACGGGCCCTGCTCGAGGGCGATACGTTGACCATCCCCAGTCTGAGCATGCTGGATAACGGCACCTACTCCTGCCAAGTGGAGAACAAGCATGGCCGCTCGTCGGACCAGTATGTGCTGGTGGTTTACG ACCCTGGGGCTATTGTGGAAGCCCAGACGTCAGTACCCTACGCCATAGTCGGGGGTATCTTGGCTCTCCTCGTCTTCCTGGTCATCTGTGTCCTTATAGTCATGGTCTGGTGTTCCATCCGGCAGAAAG gctctTACCTGACCCACGAGGCAAGCGGTTTGGATGAGCACGGAGAAGCCCGCGAGGCCTTCCTCAACGGCGGCGATGGGCATAAACGCAAGGAAGAATTCTTCATCTAA